A window of the Rhodoferax sp. GW822-FHT02A01 genome harbors these coding sequences:
- a CDS encoding aspartate/glutamate racemase family protein, with protein sequence MKTIGLIGGMSWESTALYYRQINEGIKQRLGGLHSAKLILLSVDFAEIEVLQRAGDWQAAGEILAQAARTLQIAGADFLVLCTNTMHKVAPAIEAAATIPLLHVADPTAQAIRAAGFSKVGLIGTRFTMEQSFYKDRLIQRHGLQVVLPDEADRATVHRIIFEELCLGKTTEASRAEYRRVMAGLVQQGAECIILGCTEITLLVGAEDATVPLFDTTALHGQAAVELALQQTD encoded by the coding sequence ATGAAGACCATTGGCCTCATCGGTGGCATGAGCTGGGAGTCCACTGCCCTCTACTACCGCCAGATCAACGAAGGTATCAAGCAGCGCCTGGGTGGACTGCACTCGGCCAAGCTGATTCTGCTGAGTGTGGACTTTGCCGAGATCGAAGTGCTGCAGCGCGCCGGCGACTGGCAGGCCGCCGGTGAAATCCTGGCGCAGGCAGCACGCACGCTGCAGATCGCTGGAGCCGACTTTCTGGTGCTGTGTACCAACACCATGCACAAGGTGGCGCCTGCCATCGAGGCCGCGGCCACCATCCCCCTGCTGCATGTGGCAGACCCTACGGCACAGGCTATCCGGGCAGCCGGTTTTTCCAAGGTGGGACTAATCGGCACGCGCTTCACCATGGAGCAGAGTTTCTACAAGGACCGCCTGATCCAGCGGCACGGACTGCAGGTGGTGCTGCCCGATGAGGCCGATCGCGCCACGGTGCATCGCATCATCTTTGAGGAGCTGTGCCTGGGAAAGACCACCGAAGCTTCGCGCGCCGAATACCGCCGCGTGATGGCAGGCCTGGTGCAGCAAGGTGCCGAGTGCATCATCCTGGGTTGCACGGAAATTACGCTGCTCGTGGGTGCGGAGGATGCAACCGTGCCGCTGTTTGACACAACGGCTTTGCACGGGCAGGCGGCGGTGGAACTGGCATTGCAACAGACCGACTGA